The Corynebacterium qintianiae genome has a window encoding:
- the hemE gene encoding uroporphyrinogen decarboxylase: MSRRELVDAPLIDAAHGRTPTRTPVWFMRQAGRSLPEYREVREGIAMLDSCFMPELLAEITLQPVRRHDVDAAILFSDIVVPLKAAGVDVEIVPGRGPVMAEAVRSRGDVDKLPVLEGDVDEVAEGIRIILGELTDAQALIGFVGAPFTLASYLVEGGPSKNHEKTKAMMHSDPATWHALMEKLVPTIVAFLRTQVNAGIDAMQLFDSWAGFLTERDYRSHVLPYSVEILRSVEGEIPRIHFGVATGELLGAMSEAGSEVMGVDWRVPLDSAAKRFASPRVLQGNLDPALLFAGTDVVRGEVARIKAEAARAVAAGDATGHIFNLGHGVLPTTDAAAVTEAVAIIHEED, encoded by the coding sequence ATGAGTAGACGCGAGCTTGTCGACGCCCCCCTTATCGACGCCGCCCACGGGCGGACGCCGACCCGGACACCGGTGTGGTTCATGCGCCAGGCGGGCCGCTCGCTGCCCGAGTACCGCGAGGTGCGCGAGGGCATCGCAATGCTGGACTCCTGCTTCATGCCCGAGCTGCTCGCGGAGATCACGCTGCAGCCGGTGCGCCGCCACGACGTCGACGCCGCGATCCTGTTCTCAGACATTGTCGTGCCGCTCAAGGCGGCGGGCGTGGACGTGGAAATCGTCCCGGGCCGCGGGCCTGTGATGGCGGAGGCGGTGCGCAGTAGGGGCGACGTCGACAAGCTTCCTGTGCTCGAGGGTGACGTCGACGAGGTCGCCGAGGGCATCCGCATTATCCTCGGCGAGCTGACCGACGCGCAGGCGCTAATCGGCTTCGTGGGTGCGCCGTTCACGCTGGCCAGTTATCTCGTCGAGGGCGGGCCGTCGAAGAACCACGAGAAGACCAAGGCGATGATGCACAGCGACCCGGCCACGTGGCACGCGCTGATGGAGAAGCTGGTCCCCACCATCGTCGCGTTCCTGCGCACACAGGTCAATGCGGGCATCGACGCGATGCAGCTGTTCGATTCCTGGGCCGGCTTCCTCACCGAGCGCGATTACCGCAGCCACGTCCTGCCGTATTCCGTTGAGATCCTGCGCTCGGTCGAGGGCGAAATCCCGCGTATCCACTTCGGCGTGGCCACCGGCGAGTTGCTCGGCGCGATGTCCGAGGCGGGCAGCGAGGTCATGGGCGTGGATTGGCGCGTGCCGCTCGACAGTGCGGCGAAGCGCTTCGCCTCGCCGCGGGTCCTGCAGGGCAACCTGGATCCCGCCCTCCTCTTCGCCGGCACGGACGTCGTGCGAGGTGAAGTTGCCCGCATCAAGGCGGAGGCGGCCCGTGCCGTCGCGGCCGGCGACGCGACCGGCCACATCTTCAACCTCGGCCACGGGGTCCTGCCCACCACGGACGCGGCCGCCGTCACCGAGGCCGTCGCAATCATCCACGAGGAGGACTAG
- the hemB gene encoding porphobilinogen synthase has protein sequence MSIYEISRRPRRLRTTSAMRELVAETRVSASDLIYPMFVADGLDGKREITSMPGQYQHTLDSLKAGAHDALEAGVRCIDLFGVPIDSDKDATGSVAWAEDGVLNRGIRALREEFGDDLIVMADTCLDEFTDHGHCGVLGTDAQGAEVVLNDATLEGYTRMAVAQARAGAHVVSPSGMMDGQVAAIRRALDAEGFTGVSIMAYSAKYASAFFGPFREAVGSSLSGDRRTYQQDPANLRESLLEAQLDIDEGADFVMVKPAMAYLDVVAKIAEFSPVPVAAYQVSGEYAMIQAAGRNGWVDLEATMMESLTSIKRAGAQQILTYFAVDAARRLR, from the coding sequence GTGTCTATTTACGAAATCAGCCGCCGTCCTCGCCGTTTGCGCACCACTTCCGCGATGCGGGAGCTGGTGGCGGAGACGAGGGTGTCCGCCAGCGACCTGATCTATCCGATGTTCGTCGCAGATGGGTTGGACGGGAAACGCGAGATCACCTCCATGCCGGGCCAGTACCAGCACACGCTGGACTCGCTGAAGGCTGGCGCCCACGACGCCCTGGAGGCCGGCGTGCGGTGTATCGACTTGTTCGGCGTGCCAATCGACTCGGACAAGGACGCCACGGGTTCCGTGGCCTGGGCCGAGGACGGTGTACTCAACCGCGGCATCCGCGCCCTGCGCGAGGAGTTCGGCGACGACCTCATCGTTATGGCGGACACTTGCCTGGATGAGTTCACCGACCACGGTCACTGCGGGGTACTGGGAACGGACGCACAGGGCGCGGAGGTCGTGCTCAACGACGCCACCCTTGAGGGCTACACCAGGATGGCCGTCGCCCAAGCCCGCGCCGGGGCCCATGTGGTAAGCCCGTCGGGGATGATGGACGGCCAGGTCGCCGCAATCCGCCGCGCGCTTGACGCCGAGGGTTTCACCGGGGTGTCCATCATGGCATACTCCGCCAAGTACGCCTCGGCGTTCTTCGGGCCTTTCCGTGAGGCCGTGGGGTCGTCGCTAAGCGGCGACCGCCGCACCTACCAGCAGGATCCCGCGAACCTGCGTGAATCGCTGTTGGAGGCCCAGCTCGACATCGACGAAGGCGCGGACTTTGTCATGGTCAAGCCAGCGATGGCGTACCTCGACGTGGTGGCGAAAATCGCCGAGTTCTCGCCCGTGCCCGTCGCGGCGTACCAGGTGTCCGGCGAGTACGCGATGATCCAGGCTGCGGGCCGCAACGGCTGGGTGGATTTGGAGGCGACGATGATGGAGTCGCTGACCTCGATCAAGCGCGCGGGCGCCCAACAGATTCTGACCTACTTCGCGGTCGACGCCGCAAGGAGGCTGCGATGA
- a CDS encoding heavy metal translocating P-type ATPase gives MRDELAKSIAEARQAAITAGFDPDTPHEMGEEAENQPRTSYAFELSGLEDAPQLRGIEEALERIDGVSARLVYPTSTAWVTAPESMDPARITSVIAEFGVRAEMSDSTLRRRAVGRRSTEHPLPRRGTRGMTGRMRRLRKFEELSLSEKRAAGFMRDGTVRGNSSYADVLFTARDLVTPLRMWVAVLLTIPVLVMSYFVQAQFDGWQWVCLALATPVALWCAWPFHRAMAGGVRRGISALDGASSIAVIASYLWAVGALLFTRAGDIGWTSSGEWLAFRRGEGIELFLDVACGVTALLLVGRYNSIRVRSYLLEDMEKRRLDPNREFTVIRRGRTSGKMDKELLPASELNRGDDVVLHPGDVIPVDGDVVGGSCVLRSPLIDAREPLEAKVGARLYSGDVIQSGRVKVRVARTGHATRWAAVHKWVEDASKRENVATMLSTRSASLLIPAAYFIAGADFLIWALISGDFNKAFSTALAILAVVAPVALAISPALALRLGIESAARNGILLRDGHTFRVLETTDTAVFNRVGTLVTPEMIVETVTSERGEDPDIVLRIASVLALESDNPMARSLVKAARESRDTRSKDASLPTWIEMTNEVDSADGEFSGRLTLTFEADNGEERTEVIDASLWRPTELSQLRGRLAVAATSGGTPVVVRWKGRDRGVITFYDPAKGDAIDAIERLEDMGVETVMLTRDTYPVARRFADFLGVSNVLAGVRAADKPGAVRALHTQGATVAMVGDHTMMNVLRVADVGILYASDKVIDTRLSKVENNAEVVLLRNDVMAVPQLMSLARRVCGIIDSNMVFAWAYNIVAIALAVTGVLPPMGATLLMLGSTLIIEARSARARRFPL, from the coding sequence GTGAGAGACGAGCTCGCGAAGTCAATCGCGGAGGCTCGCCAGGCCGCGATCACGGCGGGCTTCGACCCAGACACCCCGCACGAGATGGGGGAGGAGGCCGAGAACCAGCCGCGCACCTCGTACGCCTTCGAGCTCAGCGGCCTGGAGGATGCCCCACAGCTGCGCGGCATCGAGGAGGCGCTCGAGCGTATCGACGGCGTGTCCGCACGCTTGGTTTACCCCACATCGACAGCATGGGTGACTGCCCCGGAGTCGATGGACCCGGCCCGTATCACGTCCGTTATCGCGGAGTTCGGTGTGAGGGCGGAAATGTCTGATTCGACGCTGCGGCGCCGCGCTGTAGGCCGCCGCTCCACGGAGCACCCGCTGCCGCGGCGCGGCACGCGCGGGATGACGGGCCGGATGCGCCGGTTGCGCAAGTTCGAGGAGCTGTCCCTGAGCGAGAAACGCGCGGCAGGTTTCATGCGTGACGGCACCGTGCGCGGCAACTCGTCGTACGCGGACGTTCTCTTCACCGCGCGCGACCTGGTCACCCCGCTGCGCATGTGGGTCGCGGTGCTGCTCACCATTCCGGTGCTGGTGATGAGCTACTTCGTCCAGGCCCAGTTCGACGGGTGGCAGTGGGTGTGCCTCGCCCTGGCGACGCCGGTGGCCCTGTGGTGCGCGTGGCCCTTCCACCGGGCGATGGCCGGCGGTGTGCGGCGCGGCATCTCAGCCCTGGACGGCGCCAGCTCAATCGCAGTCATCGCCTCCTACCTGTGGGCCGTCGGCGCGCTGCTGTTCACCAGGGCGGGTGATATCGGATGGACCTCGAGCGGGGAGTGGCTGGCCTTCCGGCGCGGCGAGGGCATCGAGCTCTTCCTCGATGTGGCGTGCGGCGTGACCGCGCTGCTGCTCGTCGGGCGCTACAACTCGATCCGTGTGCGCTCCTACCTTCTGGAGGACATGGAAAAGCGCCGCCTGGATCCCAACCGCGAATTCACCGTCATCCGCCGCGGCCGCACGTCGGGCAAGATGGACAAGGAGCTGCTTCCGGCCTCCGAGCTCAACCGCGGTGACGACGTCGTGCTGCACCCGGGCGACGTGATTCCCGTCGACGGGGACGTGGTGGGCGGCTCCTGCGTGCTGCGCAGCCCGCTTATCGACGCCCGCGAGCCGCTCGAGGCCAAAGTTGGCGCACGCCTCTATTCCGGCGACGTGATCCAGTCCGGCCGCGTGAAGGTGCGCGTGGCCCGCACCGGTCACGCGACGCGCTGGGCCGCGGTGCACAAGTGGGTGGAGGACGCCTCGAAGCGCGAGAACGTGGCCACGATGCTCTCCACGCGGTCTGCGAGCCTGCTTATCCCGGCCGCGTACTTCATCGCCGGCGCCGATTTCCTGATATGGGCGCTCATCTCCGGAGACTTCAACAAAGCTTTCTCCACGGCCCTGGCCATCCTCGCCGTGGTCGCTCCGGTGGCGCTGGCCATTTCTCCGGCCCTGGCGCTGCGTCTCGGCATCGAGTCCGCGGCCCGCAACGGCATCCTGCTTCGCGACGGCCACACGTTCCGCGTGCTTGAAACGACCGACACCGCCGTGTTCAACCGCGTGGGCACGTTGGTCACGCCGGAAATGATTGTGGAGACGGTGACCTCCGAGCGCGGTGAGGACCCCGACATCGTCCTGCGGATCGCCTCGGTCCTCGCGCTCGAATCGGACAACCCGATGGCGCGGTCGTTGGTGAAGGCAGCCCGCGAGTCGCGCGACACGCGATCCAAGGACGCCTCGCTTCCCACGTGGATCGAAATGACCAACGAGGTCGACAGCGCCGACGGCGAGTTTTCCGGCCGACTTACCCTGACTTTCGAAGCGGACAACGGTGAGGAACGCACCGAGGTGATTGATGCCTCGCTGTGGCGGCCGACGGAGTTGTCGCAGCTGCGCGGCCGGCTCGCAGTGGCCGCAACCAGCGGCGGCACTCCGGTTGTGGTGCGCTGGAAAGGCAGGGACCGGGGCGTGATCACCTTCTACGACCCGGCGAAGGGCGATGCCATTGACGCGATCGAGCGGCTCGAGGACATGGGCGTGGAAACCGTCATGCTCACCCGCGACACTTACCCGGTGGCCCGGCGCTTCGCCGACTTCCTGGGCGTGTCCAACGTTCTGGCCGGGGTCCGTGCCGCCGATAAGCCGGGCGCGGTCCGCGCACTGCACACCCAGGGCGCGACAGTGGCGATGGTGGGTGACCACACAATGATGAACGTGCTGCGCGTCGCGGATGTCGGTATACTTTACGCCAGTGACAAAGTGATAGATACCCGTCTGAGCAAGGTGGAAAACAACGCCGAGGTCGTGCTCCTGCGCAACGACGTCATGGCGGTGCCGCAGCTGATGTCGCTGGCGCGCCGGGTGTGCGGCATCATCGACTCCAACATGGTGTTCGCCTGGGCTTACAACATTGTCGCCATCGCGCTGGCAGTCACGGGTGTCCTGCCGCCGATGGGTGCGACTCTGCTGATGCTGGGCAGCACGCTCATCATCGAGGCACGCTCGGCGAGAGCGCGCCGCTTCCCGCTGTAG
- a CDS encoding protoporphyrinogen oxidase, translating into MRIAIIGAGLAGLTAAYELRDHSVDVYEATDRIGGKLHTVAFEAGPTDMGAEAFLARRADAVEFFTELGLADSLVEPSGLGSLVYTGGQVRPLPRGGVMGIPSSSDPVKHLVSAETAARIDAEADAAGFPWEVGGDVSVGALVRERYGDEVVDRIVSALLGGVYSCSADDLGLRATVPQLANELDRLAAGGSPVNLSTAVRGLEASRAELPTGQGAVFNAFRDGYQELYEALAEHSGADIYVDAFISGIARDGEGYRLKGGEDVVYDRVIVATPAPTTALLLKTLAPEAAAELSKVKLANSVVVGMRFATDEGLPQNSGVLVAADEDDLTAKAFTLSSRKWPHLAERGGALVRASFGRFGDDLAIRAEEDDLVDAALDDLQTATGFDGRAAGLEEIYVQRWFGGLPRFDAAHLATVSATHELLDASPDAAGIFLTGAWAGGVGVPAVVAHARATAEDCHD; encoded by the coding sequence GTGCGCATCGCAATTATTGGTGCTGGCCTGGCGGGACTTACGGCCGCTTACGAGCTGCGCGACCACTCCGTGGACGTCTACGAGGCGACGGACCGGATCGGCGGCAAGCTGCACACCGTCGCGTTCGAGGCGGGGCCCACGGACATGGGCGCCGAGGCGTTCCTCGCGCGTCGCGCCGACGCCGTGGAATTCTTCACCGAGCTCGGCCTCGCCGACTCGCTGGTGGAGCCTTCCGGCCTAGGCTCGCTCGTCTACACCGGCGGACAAGTCCGCCCGCTGCCGCGCGGAGGAGTGATGGGCATCCCGTCGTCGTCGGACCCGGTCAAGCACCTCGTCTCCGCCGAGACAGCCGCGCGTATCGACGCCGAAGCCGACGCCGCCGGATTCCCCTGGGAGGTCGGCGGCGACGTGAGCGTCGGTGCGTTGGTCCGCGAGCGCTACGGCGACGAGGTTGTCGACCGTATCGTCTCCGCGCTGCTCGGCGGCGTCTACTCCTGCTCCGCCGACGACCTTGGCCTGCGCGCTACCGTCCCGCAGCTTGCGAACGAGCTTGACCGCTTGGCCGCTGGAGGCTCGCCTGTCAACCTCTCCACCGCGGTACGGGGGCTGGAGGCCTCCCGCGCGGAGCTGCCGACCGGCCAAGGTGCGGTGTTCAACGCGTTCCGCGACGGTTACCAGGAGCTCTACGAGGCGCTGGCCGAGCACAGCGGCGCGGACATCTACGTCGACGCCTTCATCTCCGGCATTGCACGCGACGGTGAAGGCTACCGCCTCAAGGGCGGAGAAGACGTGGTGTACGACCGGGTGATCGTCGCAACGCCGGCCCCGACAACCGCGCTGCTGCTCAAGACTCTGGCCCCTGAGGCGGCCGCCGAGCTGTCCAAGGTCAAACTCGCCAACTCAGTCGTTGTGGGCATGCGCTTCGCCACGGACGAGGGGCTGCCGCAGAACTCCGGGGTTCTCGTCGCCGCCGACGAGGACGACCTGACCGCCAAGGCCTTTACTCTGTCGTCGCGCAAGTGGCCGCACCTCGCCGAGCGCGGCGGCGCCCTGGTCCGCGCCAGCTTCGGTCGCTTCGGCGACGACCTCGCGATACGCGCCGAGGAGGACGACCTGGTCGACGCCGCCCTCGACGACCTGCAGACCGCCACCGGCTTCGACGGCCGCGCCGCCGGCTTGGAGGAGATTTACGTCCAGCGCTGGTTCGGCGGGTTGCCGCGCTTCGACGCCGCGCATCTGGCCACCGTCTCCGCGACGCACGAGCTTCTCGACGCCTCCCCCGACGCCGCCGGAATCTTCCTCACCGGCGCCTGGGCCGGTGGCGTCGGGGTACCCGCCGTCGTCGCCCACGCCCGCGCCACGGCTGAGGACTGCCATGACTGA